actcttccctagcgagaaccacgagtcctagccatggTAGGATTCTTCCTTGGACCTAGCCATGACCCTTAGGACACAACCCCCAGCCATGGTCGAGCCCCAGGATCCCATGCATAAGAACCGAACCTTGAACCTCAACAAGCACACAAACCTCTTAAAAAAAACTCACAGTTCTTCTCTTCCCTTGTGTCCTACGGTTCCAGCCCATTTCCTATTGATTTTATCATGTTCAATCACAATTTaaccatatttttatcatgtattggcagcgtgtccgttGGATTCAAAACGTTTTTCATAAAAGCGTAAAAcatcgtatttttgaaaataaacgttCTACCGTAAAAATATTCAAACCCTATTTTTTTTCacacataaacaattaaatcatgcataatgatttgaatgatgtttGAAAGGGTTTAGAAAATGCGTCGTTatgtttataacgctcgaatatacgatatTCGGCTAGGGTGCGACATTAGACGATCGAATAATGACGAACTCCTAGCCTTCTTTCTTCttcaatatttcgaattttatgaaGTGTGTGTATGGTGTGTTACGACTGCTGATGGTGATGATATTGTGGTGATAAAAGACCTAGGTTTATTTATCTATAGATTTAATTGTAtgctaatgggctttggttttgggcttgcaagcttaagggtaattgtgcctacttaaattaattaaattgggcccaataacacttatttaataaaaacataaaaatttataaaataagtttccataaaataatattttgatcttTTTAAACTCCTTGTTTGTCCAAAACCGACTTCccggaaaaatcgagctcgactttGGGTTGTTGCAGGTATCTTGCAAGTGGTCtgataaccctatcagaccttctaggagcttgtacttcaactactagTTATTGGAGATTAGGTTAAagttctatagttgagggagtttcttgaaattcttcaagttctatcatattgccttttctatctaatagaaattctttttccagaaaggtggcatttcttgaaacaaacaattttgcttcattgggggtgatatgttaagaaaatattattctcaagaattttggtgtttgacaaaaacAGGTCAGCTTGAAACCAGCTACGGTTCGTATATCTCAGTTCAACTGCTCTGTTCATCCACTGGTATACTTTCCTGACCGGCTAAAGCTCCAAGAAGTCTCAACCGCTTACTTCAGACCGTTAGCAGATTCAGCTTGGACTTTAATGATTCTCAGAACCGGATCATTAAAGAAGATTATTTATTGCTcgaagacattctctgaccgacttcatacattcaaaatattacatCGTCTTGAAGTCAACATATACTTTCATCAGTTCCAAAAATGATATGCATTTATATCTTTGTCTCAGAAAGGGTAGACCAAGTATAGACTTCCAGTTCTGATTAAAGAAGATGTTACCATAAAATGAACTCTTCAGGAAAATCGCTTCAGAACTATGCCGAGCAAAAGGAACATTAAATGCGTCTATGAAAGATCATTAAATGCTCATCAAGTTGACAGCAACACATCTGTTCATTGGAGCAAGTTAACGTTGATGCATCCTTTCCGACCGTTAAGAAGATCGTCTATATATCAACAGAGGAGGGTGCTAGCAAAAACACTTGATCGATCAGCTGAAAAATCTtgttgctagcatacacaaaaaGATCTCAGAGCGCTACCACAATCTTACATACTTCATCGCTCTCTCAAGCACGCTTTAAACAGCATTATACTCGATCGTCTAAGGATCAATTTCGTGCTACTCAAAACAAATTGTTTATTCAcatcagtaaccttttggttattagATCAAGTCTTGATGTCTGGTGAATGAGTGTTCTtaatatccagaagtgtaaagtgatcactaagagttccaatacaAGCAATGTGATAAGTCATggttggagtgggctgttgcaaatacgttgtaaagccaaagtcttttagtggaatccttcctggaAAAggaagaagaggtgacgtaggagtattcaatctccgaacatccataaaaatcctgTGTTATTTACTTCTTGCAAGCTCTTACTTTTCCAACCGCAATTTGTTAAGTTTGCTAAAAATGTTTGAACTGTCTATTGGGAATTGTGAACCGTTTTCCGCACTCATTAGTGGTTCAAGTTTCCAACCGTTTGagaaagaattttcaaccctaaaaacgtttgaaaactaatttttggaaagaaaatttgaaagagttcattcacccccctctaaactctttttcgatcccaacaagtggtatcagagcgggatTTTCTCAAACACTGACATCTTTTCAATCACTTATGgcttctttcaataaaattccaatgCTCTATAAAGAAGATTATGACGATTGGAAAATTCGCATGCATGCACATTTAGCAGCccaagatgacgacatgtggtatgtcatcactgacggGCCAATGAGAATTCTGAAGGTGAATACAGCTGCAACAACAAATGAAGGTGCTCCTCAGATGGTTGAAAAGCACAGATCTGAATGGACAGCTGAGGATAAAAAGAAGGCAAATTTGGATAACGTTGCGAAAGATATTCTCTATAAAACTCTGGACAAGAATATGTTCGCCAAAATCAAGACCTGCACTACTGCGAAggaaatatgggaaaaacttaATCAACTATGCGAAGGCAATGATCAGACTAAGGAAATAAGTTGACTGTGGCTATACAGAAGTTTGACAACGCAAAGATGAAGCCAGGAGAAACTCTTGCAGAATTTGACGAACGGTTCAGCAATATCATCATCGAACTCACCTCACTCGGGAAAGAATATTCCAACAGAGAGATTGCTTTAAAGGTTATGCGAGCtcttcccagagaatgggacgtaaaGACCATAGCAATGCGAGAATCTAAGGATCTGAACAAGCTGGAACTTCACGACCTATTCGCCGATCTTAAAGTTTATGAGTTTGAGCTTGGTATACGAACTGAAGAACCCATCCACATCAACAAACAAAGGCACTGCCAGCTATCATAGTGACTCTTCCGGTCAAGAGTCCTCAAGTAAGAAATCGGCCGAGCAATTAAGCAATGAAGCATGAAGCCATGTCTTTATTCGTTAAAAAATTTAGTAAATTCATGCATAAGAATCAATCACAGATGAATAAACCTCACTTCAACAAGGACCATACTGATGATGGTCAAGCTTGTTTTAACTGTGAAAAAAGAACACTTTATTGCAGAATGCAACAGGccaagaaaagatgaaaagaaatcaaGTGACAGAAGACGAGTTACAGACAACAAAAGATTCATCAAAAAGAAGAGTCAGCGAGTCTTAGTTGCAGAAGAAGATAAAGGCAAATTGGCTGAATCAGAATCTGAAAAATCTATTTATGAAGAATCTTCAAGTGAGAGCGAAGATGAGAAAGTAGAGTGTGTCATGGccaaagaagatcaagaatctaCTGATGAAATGGTATTTACTTTAACTCTGATGAATTCACACGAGAAGATTGTCACCGCACTTtacgacatggtaaatgagtttaAGAGGCTATCACAGCAGTTCAAGGAAGCCAAAACAGAAAAACAAAACTTGGAAAACAAGTTAACTCTCTCTAGCTGTTCACAGCAAAAAGAGGTTAACGGTTTGAAAGTAAAGTTAAGTCTGCTAacggctgagaatgatgatctGCGAAGATTGTTCTATGCcactttgaaagaaaacaaacgatTGATAAATACAGTCAACACTTGAACAAGTCCTCTGTTTCTCTGAATAAGATGCAGGAAATGCAGAAGCCAGCCGGAGACAGAACCGGCTAGGCTATAGCATTAATGAATGCAGTACTTCTAGAGCATCAACTCAACCGCTACTAGAAAAAGAcagtttaaaaccaattaaatttgtcagatctagtatatatgaacatgataagaCTGAAGATCAAGCACTCAGAATGcaaatcttgaaaataacagAAGGCGATATGGTTTAGGATACGTCAAAATTGAGAATGCTAAA
This window of the Primulina tabacum isolate GXHZ01 chromosome 4, ASM2559414v2, whole genome shotgun sequence genome carries:
- the LOC142541830 gene encoding uncharacterized protein LOC142541830; the encoded protein is MASFNKIPMLYKEDYDDWKIRMHAHLAAQDDDMWYVITDGPMRILKVNTAATTNEGAPQMVEKHRSEWTAEDKKKANLDNVAKDILYKTLDKNMFAKIKTCTTAKEIWEKLNQLCEGNDQTKEIS